In Flavobacterium sp. 83, the genomic window AAAAGTATGGAGAACTGGCGCAAATGAAAACACAACGATATCATTTAGTGATGATGTGATTATTGACGGCAAGATTTTGAAAAAAGGAAAATATGCTTTGTATACGAATCCTAAAATTGAAAGCTGGGATATAATTTTTTATAAAACTACTGATAATTGGGGAAATCCAGCAGAGTGGAATGAAGCTAACGTAGCTCTTAAAGCTACTGTTAAACCAGAAACGTTATCCAAAAAGGTAGAAACATTTACTTTAGGAATAAGTAATTTAGATAATAATTTTGCTTTTTTAGAATTGTATTGGGAGAATTCTTATGCGGCTTTAAAGTTTGAAGTTCCTACTCAAAAAACGGCTACGGCTAACATAGAAAAAGCATTAGCAGGTCCAACTGCGGGAGATTATTTTTCTGCAGCTCAATTTTTATTTCAATCCAATGGTGATATTGCAAAAGCAAGAACTTACATTGATAAAGCTTTAGATTTGAATCAAGATAAACCATTTTATTATTACCGTTTGAAATCTTTGATTCAAGCCAAACAAGGGGATAAAAAAGGAGCTATTGAAACGGCTAAAGTTTCTCTTGCCGCTGCTGAAATTGCTAAAAATCAAGACTATGTTAAAATGAATAAGGAAAGCATAGCAGAGTGGAGTAAGAAATAAATCTTCGATTTCTTTAATACAAAAATCCCGTCTTGATATTTCCAGACGGGATTTTTTTTGTTTGAGCTAATCAATAACTAATTCTTTTTGCTTTCTGAAAATGGTCCATTGTAATAGTAACGAAATTACAATGGTTAACATTGCACCGATGAAGTTGAGCCATAAATAGCCCAGTTTTTCTTCCCCACTTGGGTAAATATAAATAGCGAAATAATAGATTATAAAAATGGTTAATTGACTAAAAATGGCACTACTAAAAATGGCTTTGGCATGAACTTGTTTGATATAAAAACCAACCAGGAAAATTCCTAAAACGGTTCCGTAAAATATGGAGCCAATGATATTTACCAACTGAATTAGATTTTCGAATAACGTACCTATACAAGCAAAAAGAATAGCAATAATTCCCCAAACCAGTGTAAAGAACTTTGTAGCATTAAGATAATGTTTTTCTGATTTTTCGTATTTTAAATTGCGTTTGTAAATGTCTATTGCTGTCGTCGATGCTAGTGCATTCAATCCGGAAGCTGTAGATGACATTGCTGCCGAAATAATCACGGCAAGCAATAAACCAATAAGTCCTTTGGGTAAATAATTAAGGATAAAATGGAAAAACACGTAATCTTTATCGTTGGTCTCACTATGAATATCAGCTTTTAATATAATTTCTTTGGCTCGATCTCTCAGATCTTTTTCTTTATTAGATAAGGCTACTAATTCTTTTCGAAGTATAGGATTATCATAATCCTGATTCAGCTGATCGATATACAATAAATTGATTACTTTTTTATCTTCGGATAGGGCATCCAGTTTTTTTTCTAAAACATGATATTCGCCTTTGTATTGGGATTTTTCAACAATTATTTTATTGTTTGGATTAAAATTCAAAGGGACTGGATTGAATTGAAAAAAAACAAAAACCATAACTCCTGTAAGTAAAATGAAAAATTGCATTGGGACTTTTAAAAGCCCGTTCATAATCAATCCCATTTGGCTTTCCCGAACTGATTTTCCTGATAAATAACGTCCTACCTGAGATTGATCAGTGCCAAAATAGGCTAATGCCAAGAAAAAACCTCCAGTTATTCCACTCCAAAAGGTGTATTTTTCCTCTGGATCCGTTGAAAAACTAACAATATTCATTTTATCATTTGCACCAGCAATATGCATAGCATTACTAAAAGTCATATCATTTGGAAGATAATGTAAAATCAGAAAAAAGGTGATTAACATTCCGGACATAATTACAAACATTTGCTGTTTTTGCGTTACGTTTACCGCTTTAGTTCCGCCCGAAAAGGTATATATGATTACTAACAAACCAATAATAATATTCATTATGGTAAGGTTCCAACCCAATATTGCAGACAAAATGATAGCTGGAGCATAAATGGTTAAACCAGTCCCTAAACCCCTTTGAAATAAGAAAAGTATGGCGGCAAGCGAGCGCGTTTTTAAATCAAATCGTTTTTCCAGATATTCATAAGCAGTATAAACTTTGTATTTGTGGTAAATTGGGATAAATGTGACACAAATTACTACCATTGCAATAGGTAGTCCAAAGTAAAATTGAACAAATCCCATTCCGTCATGATACGCTTGCCCCGGAGTTGAAAGAAAAGTAATAGCACTGGCCTGTGTGGCCATAACAGAAAGTCCAACTACATACCAAGGTGTTTCATTACCGCCCAGAATAAAGTCTTCTACATTTTTACTTCCTTTTGTTTTCCACGCGCCATAAATTACAATAAACAGTAATGTGGCTATGAGTACGACCCAGTCAAATAGTTGCATAATTTAAGAGTATAATTCCATTATTATATAAAAAATCAAAATGTAGATAGCGTTAGCCAATAGAACCCAGGTATAGTTTTTTTTCCAGATTTTTATTTTTTTAGTTTCCATTTTTTGAATTGTTTTAATTCTTGATTTTTTGAGCAGGAATGGTCACAGGTGATTTTAGCGAAATCATATTTGATAATAATCTAAAAGCGCCAGAAACGCCTTCTGGTAATTCCCTGAACAAACTTAAACCGGTATAAATATAATATCCCTTTCCGTAAGGAGCTACTAACAAAGCACCATCTTTTGGGGTTTCACCTTTATCATTTGAAGATAAAATAGGAGTGAAGGCTTTATCAAATTCATTAGGATAATACAATCCTTGTTCTTGTTTCCAACCTTCAAAATCATTTAAATTGATTTTATTTGGGAAATTCATTATTGGGTGAGTCGGTGCCAAAAATCGAACTTCGGCATTTTCCTCGGTCACTCGGTCTCCAGAAATTTTTAAGGCGATAGGTGCTATGTTTTGGGTTACAAGATCATTAGGGTTATTGTATTGAACAATCATTGTTTTTCCTTCTTTTATAAAATCAAAAAGAATGCTTTGTTTGTTTGCCAATAATTTAACTGTATTATAAGCTCGAATTCCAGTCATCACTACATCAAAATTAGCTAGTTTTTCAGGAGTTATTTCTTCGGGTTTAAGCACTGTTACTTTATAACCCATTTGCGATAAGCTTTTTGGAACTTCATCGCCGGCTCCCATGATATAAGCAATGCGTTCCTCATTCGTTTTCAAATCCAGTTTGATAAATTTTGCTTCGGCAGGTTTTAAAACTTGTTGCTTGGTAATGTGATTGTAATCGATTATAATTTGGTCCTTATCATATTGTGTATTGTCAATTACAGCAATGCTTTTTGCGACAGCTTCACTGGGTTGATTTGGTGGAGTTACTTCAAAATAAACGATTTGCTCCATTCCTTTTTTTTCTAAATTAAAAGGAATCATTTTTGGAGAAACCATCCAATTATTTGGTAACTCAAATTGTAAATTACCTGTTACGGAATCTTTTCCAGCTTTTATTTTTACTGCTACAGTTTTAGTTTTGTTGTCCTTAAAAAGGGCTACTTTGTCCAGAATACTAGTTGTTATTTCAGGAACAATATCTAAATAATTATACATTTCTCCTTTTACACCGTCGTTGTATTTATAGACAACGGTGCGCTCAAAAGGAATGTCAATTCCATTGATTTGTATGTTAAAAACCACTTTCACTTCGCGAATGATATCAGGAATTCCAATGTTTTTTTGATCATTAACCGTGTACATTCCCACCGTTCCATTTTCGTTTAACCAATACGGTTGCGTGTATGCTATTGTTGTCGGTAATTGTAAATCAAGGTTGATGTTTTTTAAAATATTAGTATTTAAAGCTGAATTTTGAGGCGTGTTTTTTTGTTCCGGCAAAGTGATTACACTTATTAATTGCATCGAAACAGTACTTCTGTTTATTGCTTCAAGTTTTAGTTTTACAATGCTGCCGGCAGTTGCTTCCTGGTTTTGGGCAACTGCTTCAAGATACAATCCGGAACAAGCAGCAATAATTTCTTTTATTGCGGATGATTTTAATGTGGTCCAATGCTTTTCGTCTAAAGATTGCATCATTGTGTAGGCTTTCGCCAAATTTGGAATACTGGCCGAAGGATTTGTATAATCAAACTGAGAGGCAATGGTTGTCAATAATTCTCCGATAGGTTTTCCGCCTTTTACTCGGTTCCAACTAGTATCAATACCTTCAAAAATTGAAGATTTATTTTTTAATGCTTCGCCATTTATAAATTCTAAATATTCGGTTTCCTCACCACGACTTCCGGTACTACCAAAACCCTGTGATTGATGGCGACTGCGGCTTAAAGCTGCAATTTCCTGATTTGATTTTCCAATTGATGGGAAATAAGTTCCTATTTGCATTTCTAACAAATTTGATTTATCAGCAGCATCAAATTTTTCTTTGCTGCCATAAAACCACCATGAGGTATTAAAAAACTGGCGTTTGGGTTGCCAAGGCTGCACGAGTTTTAATTGTTCCGGAAAAATAACTGGATTATTGGCTAAATCAAAACTTTCTATACTCAGCATTGCCGATGCTGTATGGTGTCCGTGTGTAGTTCCCGGAGAGCGATGATCAAACCGATTAATAATAACATCAGGTTGAAATTTCCGAATGGCCCAAACAATATCCGATAGCACTTTTTGTTTGTCCCAAATTTCTAATGTTTCAGTTGGATTTTTAGAAAAACCAAAGTCATTGGCACGAGAAAAAAATTGTTCACCTCCATCAATTTTTCGGGCTTCTATAAGTTCTTGAGTTCGAATTACGCCTAATAATTCGCGCAATTGTGGACCTATTAAATTTTGTCCGCCATCACCTCGGGTCAACGATAAATAGCCAGTTCTTGCTTTAGTTTCATTTGATAAATAAGAAATCAAACGGGTATTTTCATCATCAGGATGAGCAGCAATATAGAGAACAGAACCTAAAAAATTAAGCTTTTGAATTTGATTATAAATTTCAACAGAATTTAATTTTTGAGGTTGTTGAGCGATTGCTATTTGAAAACAAAAAAGGAATAGTAGAATCGTTTGCAGGTTTTTTTTTTGCATTATTTTAAATTTAATTTGCAATAGCTTCAAATGTAGGAATTAAATATTTTTTTTATAATGCTTTAAATAAGTTTTTTTAGTGTCATACTTTATTATTAGCTATGATTATGAATTTTAAAGTAAAAATTCCAAACACTAAAAATATTTAGTGTTTGGAATATATAAAAACAGGAATGGATATTATTCCTTCAAAGAAGCCATATCAATTACAAAACGATACTTCACATCACTTTTGAGCATTCTTTCATAAGCTTCGTTGATATCTTGCATTTTGATGATTTCAATTTCCGAAACGATATTGTGTTCACCACAAAAGTCTAGCATTTCTTGAGTTTCAGCCAATCCTCCAATAAGAGAACCTGCTACCGATTTTCGTCCTAATATCATTGGAACAGTATTTAAAATAGGTTCTAAACCGCCTAAATAGCCAACCAAAACTAATGTGCCACTAATGTTTAAAGTGGCTACATAAGGATTAACATCGTGTACATAAGGAACAGTATCAATAATTAAATCAAATTTCCCGCTTACAGAATTCATATGGCCGCTGTCTGTAGAAATAATTACGGCATCGGCTCCTAATGCTAAAGCATCTTTTTCTTTGCCAGGGCTTCTGGAAAAAAGAGTCACTTCAGCCCCTAATCCTTTTGCTAATTTGATGGCCATATGACCTAATCCTCCTAAACCAACAACGGCTACTTTACTGTTTTTGCCTACGTTCCAATGACGAAGCGGAGACCAAGTGGTAATTCCAGCACAAAGTAATGGTGCAACGGCTGCCAAATCTAAATTAGCAGGTACTTTCAAAACAAAGTGCTCGTCTACGACAATTTTTTCAGAATAACCTCCAAAAGTGAAACCACCTAAATGTTTATCAGCACTACCATAAGTTCCTGTGAACCCGGTCAGGCAATATTGTTCTAAATCTTTTTTGCAGCTTTCGCAAGTTTGGCAAGAATCAACTAAACAGCCCACACCTGCAATATCACCTACTTTTAATTTGCTTACTTCGCTTCCCACTTTGGTTACTCTGTCTACAATTTCGTGACCTGGAACTGTAGGATATACCGTAAATCCCCAATCATTTCTTGCAGTGTGCAAATCAGAATGGCAAACGCCACAATATAAAATCTCAATTTCGATATCTTTTACAGTGAGGTCTCTGCGATTTATGGTCATCTCTTTCAAAGGAGTATCAGCTGCTTTTGTACCAAATGCTTTTACGTTTGTTGTTTTCATAGCTGTTATTAAATTTTATTTTAAAGGTAATACTTCATTCAAACATTGAATGGCATTCAAAGTCCGCGGATAACCTACATAAGGCAATAATTGTGTTATCAGATTGATAAGGGTTTGCCTGTCATTTCCAACATTGGAATTGCCTAGAATATGTCCTTTAATTTGACTTTCGGTTCCACCCAATGAAATAAGAAAAGAGAGCGTTAACAATTCTCTTGTTTTTAAATCCAAGCCATTGCGAGTAATATAATCACCAAAACAATTGGCAGATAAATACTCCTGAATGTGCAACAAATCTTTTGGGGAATTTTTGTACATATTGTCAATGATGTCGCCAAAAATTTCCTTTTGTTTAACTAATCCTTTTTCCATTCTTGTTTTTGGTGTAGTGGTCGATTGACTTGCTAAAGGCAAGGAAATATTTCTTTCGCCAAATATTTCATTAGTAGCATTAATAAAATCCATCACTTTTGAAATTCCTACATAAGGAACGGATTGATATAGTACTTCTTTAATTTCAATAGGTGTAATTCCAATATTCAATGCGGCACTAACATACATTTTATATACACTTAATCCTTGACTACCAATGCTAGAAGCCATAATAAGTAGCACACGGGTTTTGGTATCCATGGTATCGTGGGTTATCACCTCATCAAAAGCAAAATTGTCAAATATCTCAATCAAATCAGGATCCGTTTCTTTGAGTTTTGAAATCCTATTAGGCCATAATTGTTCGTGGTTCATAATTGCAAACGGACTTAAACGGTTCTCTACTTCATAAACAGGATTTTTAAAAGTGTTATATTCTTCATCACTTACTGCTTGTAACCAGTCTGTTGTATCTTTATCAAATTCAGGAACTAGGGCAATATGACGCATTGAACTGTTATGTGAGGCTCCGTGCCAATGTGAAATGTTTTTAGGGATTTTGATCACATCTCCTTTTTGTATTAATTGAATAGGTTTACCTAGCTCTTGATAGTATCCAATACCTTCAATAACAAACAATATTTGGCCGCTGGTATGGCTGTGCCAATTTGTTCTTGCTAGTTTTTCAAAACTTACAGTTCCCATATTGATGTTATAACCTTCCTGGGGTGTCACGTTCATATTGACCCAAACGGTTCCTGTAAAATAGGCTATAGGAGCGGCAGTTCCTTTTTCTGTAAATGTTGTCATTTTATAGTGTATTACTTTAGTATTTTGTGAATTCAAAGGTCATTAGAATAAAATAGTTTTTAGTTATACGACTTACGGTTTTACTAACCAATTTTACTGATTCAGATGATTCATTCTTGATAATAATAAACAATAAGTCTTGTCGTTCCTTTTTTTAAAATATTTCAATTGGTATATTTTATCGCTTATCAAAAGTAACAGTTACATTTCCAGAACCTAATGCTGATGCCAAACCAGCTGTATCATCAATTTGTCCAAGTTTGGTATAGGGATAAGATGTAGAAAAGGTTTTATAGAATAATACCAATGTATTTGAACCATAAAACATCAAGTCACCGTTTTTTATCGTTCCAGGATTTGATGATTGGGTTGGGATATTTTCAGTTAAGTTATAATATTTTTCGTTTCCATTCAACTCAATCATATTTATACTTAGTGGAAGCATAGTTTTAAATGCCGTTGCCGTTACATTTTCATGGAGTGTTGCTGTAAAAACTGCAGAGCCAATTGTTACTTTCATTTTATTACTTATATTGTTATTTTTACTGATATCATTAGAGCTTTTCTTATGGCAACTCGTATAACCAAAAGAGAATGAAAAAAAGAGTAAGGTAAAAAAAATTAAAAAGGATTTTCGCTTCATTTTAATAAGGTTTAAAATGTTGCAGCATCAATTACATAACGGTAACGAGCTTCTTTATTTACTACTTTTTTCCAAGCATCGTTAATTTCTTCCGCTTTAATGATTTCTATTTGCGGATAGATTTTATGTTCTGCACAATAATCCATTACCTCTTGTGTTTCGGGAATACCACCAATTAATGAAGCGTTGAAATTTACCCTATTAAAAATCATATTGAAATTATTAATCATCAGTTCGCCGTTAATAGGTTGTCCTACTTGCGTGAAAAAACCATAAGGTTTTACGCAATCTATATAAGAAGACATTTCATAAGCATAAGGAACGGTAGAAATCATAAAATCGAGCTTGCCTTTCCAAGGTTTTAAATCTTCAGCTGAATTCACAACAATCACTTCTTTTGCGCCAAATCCTTTGATGTCATTCACTTTTGAAGGCGATGTAGTAAAAGCATATACTTCGGCACCTTTTGAAACTGCCAATTTTACCGCCATATGGCCTAATCCTCCAATGCCAACTACACCAATTTTATCACCTTTTTTCATTTTTACTTTCATTAATGGCGAATAGGTGGTGATCCCAGCACAAAGCAAAGGGGCTGCAAATTCCAAATCCATATTTTTAGGAATTTTAATGGCAAAATGTTCGGTTACTACTATATTATTCGAATAGCCACCTTGTGTAATTCCTGTTGGGGATAATTTTTCGGGTGAACCATAAGTACCTGTCATTCCTGTAGTTTCGCAATGATGTTCTTCACCGTTTTTGCAACTTTCACATTGCATACAACTGTTTACCATACAGCCTACACCAGCTTTATCACCAATTTTAAATTGGGTTACATTTTTCCCAATAGCAGTTACAATACCCGCAATTTCGTGTCCGGGAACTTGTGGATATTGTTGTTTGCCCCAGTGTCCTTTAATTGTATGAATGTCGGAATGGCAAATTCCTGAAAATTTGATTTCAATTAAAATATCATTGTCACCAACAGCTCTGCGTTCAAAATTCCATAACGCTAGTTTTCCTTCTTCGTCTTTACCTGCGTAACCTTTTGATACTATATTTTTCATTTTGTCTGTTTTATTAGTTTGTGAAAAAAGTGCAATTGGGTTGGCAAGAATTATACCTCCTCCTAAAATTGCGGTTTGTTCAATAAATTTTCTTCGAGAATTGGTGCTATTGTTGGGCATACTATTTTATACTTTAAGGTTAAATTGATTTAATGAATTTTGCAGGAATACCACCCACGATTACATTGTCAGGAACATCTTTGGAAACAACTGCTCCAGCTGCGACAATAGAATTTTTGCCAATAGTTACTCCGGGCAGTATAGTGACGCCCACGCCAATCCAAGCGCCTTTTTTTATTAAAATAGGATTAGAAATGGTAGCGCGTCTTTCTTCAGGATTTATGGGGTGATTGGTTGTAATTAAATTTACTTTTGGTCCAATAAGGACATT contains:
- a CDS encoding PIG-L family deacetylase; the protein is MQKKNLQTILLFLFCFQIAIAQQPQKLNSVEIYNQIQKLNFLGSVLYIAAHPDDENTRLISYLSNETKARTGYLSLTRGDGGQNLIGPQLRELLGVIRTQELIEARKIDGGEQFFSRANDFGFSKNPTETLEIWDKQKVLSDIVWAIRKFQPDVIINRFDHRSPGTTHGHHTASAMLSIESFDLANNPVIFPEQLKLVQPWQPKRQFFNTSWWFYGSKEKFDAADKSNLLEMQIGTYFPSIGKSNQEIAALSRSRHQSQGFGSTGSRGEETEYLEFINGEALKNKSSIFEGIDTSWNRVKGGKPIGELLTTIASQFDYTNPSASIPNLAKAYTMMQSLDEKHWTTLKSSAIKEIIAACSGLYLEAVAQNQEATAGSIVKLKLEAINRSTVSMQLISVITLPEQKNTPQNSALNTNILKNINLDLQLPTTIAYTQPYWLNENGTVGMYTVNDQKNIGIPDIIREVKVVFNIQINGIDIPFERTVVYKYNDGVKGEMYNYLDIVPEITTSILDKVALFKDNKTKTVAVKIKAGKDSVTGNLQFELPNNWMVSPKMIPFNLEKKGMEQIVYFEVTPPNQPSEAVAKSIAVIDNTQYDKDQIIIDYNHITKQQVLKPAEAKFIKLDLKTNEERIAYIMGAGDEVPKSLSQMGYKVTVLKPEEITPEKLANFDVVMTGIRAYNTVKLLANKQSILFDFIKEGKTMIVQYNNPNDLVTQNIAPIALKISGDRVTEENAEVRFLAPTHPIMNFPNKINLNDFEGWKQEQGLYYPNEFDKAFTPILSSNDKGETPKDGALLVAPYGKGYYIYTGLSLFRELPEGVSGAFRLLSNMISLKSPVTIPAQKIKN
- a CDS encoding carboxymuconolactone decarboxylase family protein is translated as MTTFTEKGTAAPIAYFTGTVWVNMNVTPQEGYNINMGTVSFEKLARTNWHSHTSGQILFVIEGIGYYQELGKPIQLIQKGDVIKIPKNISHWHGASHNSSMRHIALVPEFDKDTTDWLQAVSDEEYNTFKNPVYEVENRLSPFAIMNHEQLWPNRISKLKETDPDLIEIFDNFAFDEVITHDTMDTKTRVLLIMASSIGSQGLSVYKMYVSAALNIGITPIEIKEVLYQSVPYVGISKVMDFINATNEIFGERNISLPLASQSTTTPKTRMEKGLVKQKEIFGDIIDNMYKNSPKDLLHIQEYLSANCFGDYITRNGLDLKTRELLTLSFLISLGGTESQIKGHILGNSNVGNDRQTLINLITQLLPYVGYPRTLNAIQCLNEVLPLK
- a CDS encoding DUF2911 domain-containing protein, whose protein sequence is MKNILIAFAIIIANFTIEAQVKTPQSSPKAVISQTVGLTDVEINYSRPSARGRAVFGDLVPFGKVWRTGANENTTISFSDDVIIDGKILKKGKYALYTNPKIESWDIIFYKTTDNWGNPAEWNEANVALKATVKPETLSKKVETFTLGISNLDNNFAFLELYWENSYAALKFEVPTQKTATANIEKALAGPTAGDYFSAAQFLFQSNGDIAKARTYIDKALDLNQDKPFYYYRLKSLIQAKQGDKKGAIETAKVSLAAAEIAKNQDYVKMNKESIAEWSKK
- a CDS encoding sodium:solute symporter; this translates as MQLFDWVVLIATLLFIVIYGAWKTKGSKNVEDFILGGNETPWYVVGLSVMATQASAITFLSTPGQAYHDGMGFVQFYFGLPIAMVVICVTFIPIYHKYKVYTAYEYLEKRFDLKTRSLAAILFLFQRGLGTGLTIYAPAIILSAILGWNLTIMNIIIGLLVIIYTFSGGTKAVNVTQKQQMFVIMSGMLITFFLILHYLPNDMTFSNAMHIAGANDKMNIVSFSTDPEEKYTFWSGITGGFFLALAYFGTDQSQVGRYLSGKSVRESQMGLIMNGLLKVPMQFFILLTGVMVFVFFQFNPVPLNFNPNNKIIVEKSQYKGEYHVLEKKLDALSEDKKVINLLYIDQLNQDYDNPILRKELVALSNKEKDLRDRAKEIILKADIHSETNDKDYVFFHFILNYLPKGLIGLLLAVIISAAMSSTASGLNALASTTAIDIYKRNLKYEKSEKHYLNATKFFTLVWGIIAILFACIGTLFENLIQLVNIIGSIFYGTVLGIFLVGFYIKQVHAKAIFSSAIFSQLTIFIIYYFAIYIYPSGEEKLGYLWLNFIGAMLTIVISLLLQWTIFRKQKELVID
- a CDS encoding NAD(P)-dependent alcohol dehydrogenase, translated to MKNIVSKGYAGKDEEGKLALWNFERRAVGDNDILIEIKFSGICHSDIHTIKGHWGKQQYPQVPGHEIAGIVTAIGKNVTQFKIGDKAGVGCMVNSCMQCESCKNGEEHHCETTGMTGTYGSPEKLSPTGITQGGYSNNIVVTEHFAIKIPKNMDLEFAAPLLCAGITTYSPLMKVKMKKGDKIGVVGIGGLGHMAVKLAVSKGAEVYAFTTSPSKVNDIKGFGAKEVIVVNSAEDLKPWKGKLDFMISTVPYAYEMSSYIDCVKPYGFFTQVGQPINGELMINNFNMIFNRVNFNASLIGGIPETQEVMDYCAEHKIYPQIEIIKAEEINDAWKKVVNKEARYRYVIDAATF
- a CDS encoding cyclophilin-like fold protein codes for the protein MKVTIGSAVFTATLHENVTATAFKTMLPLSINMIELNGNEKYYNLTENIPTQSSNPGTIKNGDLMFYGSNTLVLFYKTFSTSYPYTKLGQIDDTAGLASALGSGNVTVTFDKR
- a CDS encoding NAD(P)-dependent alcohol dehydrogenase; this translates as MKTTNVKAFGTKAADTPLKEMTINRRDLTVKDIEIEILYCGVCHSDLHTARNDWGFTVYPTVPGHEIVDRVTKVGSEVSKLKVGDIAGVGCLVDSCQTCESCKKDLEQYCLTGFTGTYGSADKHLGGFTFGGYSEKIVVDEHFVLKVPANLDLAAVAPLLCAGITTWSPLRHWNVGKNSKVAVVGLGGLGHMAIKLAKGLGAEVTLFSRSPGKEKDALALGADAVIISTDSGHMNSVSGKFDLIIDTVPYVHDVNPYVATLNISGTLVLVGYLGGLEPILNTVPMILGRKSVAGSLIGGLAETQEMLDFCGEHNIVSEIEIIKMQDINEAYERMLKSDVKYRFVIDMASLKE